The Alnus glutinosa chromosome 8, dhAlnGlut1.1, whole genome shotgun sequence DNA segment ACAGCTTCCTCACCGACCCCGGTTCGGTCATCGGCAGCGCCTCCGGGAGCTTCCAGAACGAGGGCTTGCTATGCGCCGACAACACAACCAGTGACGCTGAGTTCGGCTTCTCTCGCCCCGACTTCCGGGCGAGCCAACTCTCCGGGACCGTCGAGTTCTACCAGCGCCACGTCTTCCTCTGCTACAAGAACCCCAAGGTCTGGCCCCCCAGAATCGAGGCCTCCGAGTTCGATCGCGTGCCGAGACTGCTCTCCGCTGCTGTGTTGGCCAGGAAGGCTGATATGAAAAAAGAGGTATGTGTCAGTCtgattttgttggttttagTGAAATGAAAAGGGTTTATGTGTGCTCTGTAGACTGGTTTTGTTTGAGGGGGGATTTGGAGCCTTTTGGTTTCATTTCTGATATGGGTTCAATGTCAATTTAGTGAATTGAAACGGGTTTGTGTGTTTTGAGGATTGATTGTGTTTTAGGGTTCAAATGgaggtttttgttttctcttttaattatgggttgattttgaatttggttatttgaaATGGGTTTTCTGTGCTTTGTGTGTTAGGAGTACTTTGgaagtcagattttttttttttttttttttaaaaaaaaaacgaatcaAAAAATTATGGAGGTTTGGTTGTGAATTTGGTGAGTTCAGTTGGGTTTCGAGTGTTTATAAATTGGTTTTGTTCTGTGAGTCATTTAGGGATTTCTGATTTTTTGATGTTCATTGGTTTGAAGTTGCTGtggaattatttgtttttagggGTTTGAAGTGGGGTTTTTGGCGTCTGGTAGATTGTCTGTGTTTCTGAGTGATGTGAGGATGTGGATTGTTGAGGATTTAGAAGATTGGTAAGAGGGTTACAACGGAGGTTGCCTTTTGGGAAAATTTGGGATGACTGATGCTGttttaatgttatattattggaactgtttaaaaaatttaaggttcTAGTATTGCGTCTTAATTGTAGGATCTGTGGTTTAGTTTGTGGGGAGGCTATGATGAGGAGGAAATGGTATTTTAGATctgagaataaataaaaaatgttatgcCCCTTAAGTTATACAAAATAAAAGGGATATTTgagtttaaaaatattaatctaGATTACAGCACCTGGCTTATTCAGTTGGAATTGtatccattttcttttattttaagtttttgatCTTTTTGTTGTATCAGTGGAGTTAAGGAGTGCCTTATATATCATCAATCCACCAAAATGCTGAGAGCTTGGTTTTCAGAGTACCTATTTTTTTCTACTATTATTTCAAGAAATATTGAATTACATTTATCTATGTAGACACAAgcgtttttaatgatattattagTAAATGTTAACAAATTATCAAAGCTGAGTTCTGGAAGGTTACTTCATATAAAGTATATTCATAGCAGCTGTGGTATCTTGATTACCGTTTCAGCTAGCATACTAGTGCTGTTTCAAATAATTATGTAGGAGATTAGTCCAGCTCTGTCATAATATTCATGGGTGTGGAGCTAATCTCGTGTAGGTGTggcattattttctttatttggataTATCATCTGCTAGTTGACAGTTTAGTACCTAGATTCAAGTAATGGTGTTAAATGTGGCagcaaattttgaatttgattatGACTGTATATTTGTTTCATACAGAGAGTAGTAGTAATGAGTATACACTAGGATTTATGTCACGCAAATTAACGAAATTATGTGATATTGTAAGGTTTCTATTTAGATGGTGGATAATTCTGTTGATTGAACCTGGTGTTGCCTGGATTCCTGATTTGCATAGTTCTTTTTTGCCTAAAATAGTGTCATACATGTTGCTTGCCAATTTCCTCAACCCCCTCAGTTTTGTGGTATAATTTCAGCTCATGTTAATCTTCTTTCCTCGTATTTAGACCCGCTTGACAATATGTGAGGGACATGATGGAACTGAGACATCAAATGGGGATGTACTAATCTTTCCAGACATGATCAGATACAGGTCAATTACATTCTCACTTTGGtatttatttaggttttttttctcCCTGCAAATTCAGTACTGATTGAGTTTAGTGAAAAATGCAGGAGATTGACACATTTTGATGTTGACACATTTGTTGAGGAAGTGCTTGTGAAGGATGGTGAATGGCGTCCTGGAACTCCTGAAACACTAAAAGTTTCATATGTTTTTGTATGTTCTCATGGATCCCGGGATCGCCGATGTGGAGTTTGTGGACCTGCCCTTATCAGTAGATTCAAAGACGAGATAGAATTTTATGGTCTTCAAAGTAAAGTGTCTGTTAGCCCATGCTCACACATTGGGGGCCATAAGTATGCAGGAAATGTTATCATATTTAGATCAAATCTCAATGGAGAAGTCACTGGACACTGGTAAGGGGATGCATGTTGATTGATCTGTTTTTAACAGctaatgttttcaatttttcttaattttttgttaatcaggtagtttttttttccttctcgaAAAACATTGTTTAGTTGATTGATAATGGAGTTATCTgggtttaaaataaaataaaatctacagGTATGGTTATGTTACCCCAGAGGATGTACCTGAATTGCTTGAGCAGCATGTTGTGAAAGGAGAAATTGTAGATGGGCTGTGGAGGTAATGTTTTTGTATCTTcccttattcttattattagtATAATTTTTTGGACTGTAGGGTTGCTTTCAAGGCGGTTTGCATTTCTTGCATTTTATCCATTCCCTCTAGAATCAGACTACAGCAGAGCTGGATCCACTTTTGATATCGGTTTTAGCTGTATTTTAGGACCTTATAAGAAGCTTTCTTGGTTCATGTAATCAGAATGCTGGACACAgaaattttttgttgatttttttttttaaaaaaaaggtttgagaATTGGTGCTTTACTTATATTTCTTCAAGAACAGATGTACATGAGTTTCCCCACCCTCCTGGTTTTTGTTTTGCTACATATTTGTGTCATATATATGTTGGTCCCTATTTTTTTCCGCCAAGTTTGATTTAATTGAAAATGTTgactaggatttaatgaaacaTTTGATCCTGAGTTCAGGGGTCAGATGGGTTTATCagaagaagaacagaagaaaTCCCAAGAACTAAGGCTCCAGTTGAATGGCGACATAAATGTTGGGGAAAACACTGAAGAACTGACACAAACACATACGAGTGAGACGTACACTGCTGCCTGTAGATCTCAAGGTGAGGTAATGGGGTGTTGCCAGGAAAATGGGAACTCACGCTGCTGTCAGAACCCCGTGTTACCGGAAAAGCTAGATAATCTAGATGCCAATTTGGGTTCAGCCAAGGTGACGGCCGAAAAGAAGAGCAGCAAGAAACTAAGTTCCAGGGTCAACAGTGGCAAAGGTACACGCAAAGTTTGTACCATGCCAACATGGTTTGAGAGCTGGGAACGTGAAGATACTTATGCAGCTCTTGCAGTTGTTTGTGCTGCAGCGTCAGTTGCCATTGCCTATAGTTGCTACAAACAGTTGACATAAAATTAAACTTCAAATTcaattcttgttttgttttaatgatATAACGAGTCTCAATACTCTTTCATCTGTTCCATCTGTATAAGATATGGATGTCCCATCATGTTGTGACGTCTCTGCAGAAAGATCCTTTGATACAGAAGGGTAAAGAGTTGGAGAAAATCATTAGACAGATGTGTATGAATGCTGGCTTTGCCTTGGGGGCACTTTGAACTCTttgttcttcttgttttttgtcTGCTTGATGTCTAGACCAGAAACGTGTACTTGTGCAAATTTGTATATCTTAAATCTCTGAATTCTCAAAATTTTGCCACTATACTTTCTATTGGGTTTGCAAtattaatcaaattttatttagagCACATGCATCTTCCTAACCATATGATATTCAGGAGGATGTCTTTTGATTGTTGGAGAttctataaatttgaaaattcatTACCAT contains these protein-coding regions:
- the LOC133876476 gene encoding uncharacterized protein LOC133876476, giving the protein MASNRDRDDALTFTNPSSSSSPITVSDPQDSFLTDPGSVIGSASGSFQNEGLLCADNTTSDAEFGFSRPDFRASQLSGTVEFYQRHVFLCYKNPKVWPPRIEASEFDRVPRLLSAAVLARKADMKKETRLTICEGHDGTETSNGDVLIFPDMIRYRRLTHFDVDTFVEEVLVKDGEWRPGTPETLKVSYVFVCSHGSRDRRCGVCGPALISRFKDEIEFYGLQSKVSVSPCSHIGGHKYAGNVIIFRSNLNGEVTGHWYGYVTPEDVPELLEQHVVKGEIVDGLWRGQMGLSEEEQKKSQELRLQLNGDINVGENTEELTQTHTSETYTAACRSQGEVMGCCQENGNSRCCQNPVLPEKLDNLDANLGSAKVTAEKKSSKKLSSRVNSGKGTRKVCTMPTWFESWEREDTYAALAVVCAAASVAIAYSCYKQLT